One Pecten maximus chromosome 16, xPecMax1.1, whole genome shotgun sequence DNA window includes the following coding sequences:
- the LOC117345006 gene encoding membrane-bound O-acyltransferase domain-containing protein 2-like, translated as MVLVGEFYQGSELLKPLCDVIGLPIDQINFLASFIIAFSSGILMRKIVPAGRQRITQRHVLELSLGLALGYFCFGYQLIHLVLYTTLPYLLVLFGPRQYFHTLVFAVAFVYIVIIHAYRLYYDYGGFSLDVTGPMMLMTQKVTSVAFSLHDGMEVPDDKLSEDQRKNCIRQKPSFLEYYSYMFSFHNIMAGPLVFYTDYLSFIDGSSTQVQPPKQDNNHNSKSREPSPNTAMVETSLIAIVYGILMLLTPVYAPVFRMADDSFLYETNILYRNIYMILAITLHRSKYYFAWKLGELSNLGAGLGFRGYDDEGKEKWDLLTNIKIWQLETSNSLKVFIDSWNLNTVIWFRRVIYDRTPPSVNTLAVFVCSGLWHGLYPGYYVTFFSTAFAVMAARLVRRNIRHHFQTSDAMKFFYDCVTFIATKIAGAYLLAPFCLLEFTAGIKLMMSVGFHIHILSAVGFIYFTFINPSKKKRG; from the exons ATGGTCCTAGTTGGAGAATTCTACCAAGGCTCGGAACTGCTGAAGCCATTGTGTGATGTCATCGGACTTCCAATTGACCAG ATCAATTTCCTCGCCAGTTTCATTATAGCTTTTTCCAGTGGGATATTGATGCGGAAGATAGTCCCTGCAGGCAGGCAGAGAATAACACAACGTCATGTCCTCGAGTTATCGTTAGGCCTTGCTTTAGGCTATTTCTGCTTCGGATA CCAGCTGATTCACTTGGTATTATACACGACGTTGCCTTATCTGCTGGTGCTGTTCGGACCCAGACAATATTTCCATACTCTCGTCTTCGCTGTTGCCTTTGTGTACATTGTGATAATTCATGCCTATCGACTGTACTACGACTACGGAGGCTTCTCCTTAGATGTCACCGG ACCCATGATGCTGATGACACAAAAAGTGACAAGTGTAGCCTTCTCCTTACACGACGGAATGGAGGTCCCGGATGATAAACTGTCAGAGGACCAACGGAAAAACTGTATCAG ACAGAAGCCGTCCTTCCTGGAGTATTACAGCTATATGTTTTCATTCCACAACATCATGGCCGGGCCTCTCGTATTCTATACAGACTACCTCAGTTTTATAGACGGGTCCAGTACTCAAGTCCAGCCACCGAAGCAG gataaTAATCACAATAGCAAGTCCCGTGAACCATCACCAAAT ACAGCCATGGTGGAAACCTCCCTGATTGCAATAGTCTATGGAATATTAATGCTTCTCACTCCGGTCTACGCTCCTGTTTTCAGGATGGCAG aTGACTCATTTTTGTACGAAACAAACATTCTCTACCGAAACATTTACATGATCTTAGCAATTACTTTACACCGATCAAAATACTATTTTGCCTGGAAATTAG GTGAACTGTCCAATCTTGGAGCAGGACTCGGATTTAGAGGATACGACGATGAAGGCAAGGAAAAATGGGATTTGCtgacaaatataaaaatatggcaGCTAGAG ACTTCTAATAGTTTGAAAGTGTTCATAGACTCGTGGAATTTAAATACTGTGATCTGGTTCCGGCGTGTGATTTATGATCGAACCCCTCCTTCCGTCAACACTCTTGctgtatttgtatgtagtgGTCTCTGGCATGGACTTTATCCCGGATATTACGTCACTTTCTTCTCCACAGCTTTCGCCGTAATGGCCGCCAGACTG GTTCGAAGAAATATCCGTCATCATTTCCAGACATCAGATGCAATGAAGTTTTTCTACGATTGTGTAACATTTATAGCCACGAAAATAGCAGGAGCCTATCTACTAGCACCTTTCTGTTTACTGGAGTTTACAGCTGGCATAAAACTAATGAT gTCCGTGGGATTTCATATACATATCTTATCAGCAGTTGGGTTTATATACTTCACATTCATCAATCCATCTAAGAAGAAAAGAGGATGA